One window of the Zea mays cultivar B73 chromosome 3, Zm-B73-REFERENCE-NAM-5.0, whole genome shotgun sequence genome contains the following:
- the A1 gene encoding dihydroflavonol 4-reductase → MEGGAGASEKGKVLVTGASGFVGSWLVMKLLQAGYTVRATVRDPANVGKTKPLMDLPGATERLSIWKADLAEEGSFHDAIRGCTGVFHVATPMDFLSKDPENEVIKPTVEGMISIMRACKEAGTVRRIVFTSSAGTVNLEERQRPVYDEESWTDVDFCRRVKMTGWMYFVSKTLAEKAALAYAAEHGLDLVTIIPTLVVGPFISASMPPSLITALALITGNAPHYSILKQVQLIHLDDLCDAEIFLFENPAAAGRYVCSSHDVTIHGLAAMLRDRYPEYDVPQRFPGIQDDLQPVRFSSKKLQDLGFTFRYKTLEDMFDAAIRTCQEKGLIPLATAAGGDGFASVRAPGETEATIGA, encoded by the exons ATGGAGGGAGGTGCCGGTGCGAGCGAGAAAGGGAAGGTGCTGGTCACGGGGGCGTCGGGCTTCGTCGGCTCCTGGCTCGTCATGAAGCTCCTCCAGGCCGGCTACACCGTCCGGGCGACCGTGCGCGATCCCG CGAACGTTGGGAAGACGAAGCCATTGATGGACCTTCCCGGAGCAACGGAGCGCCTGTCCATATGGAAAGCCGACCTGGCGGAGGAAGGCAGCTTCCACGACGCCATCAGGGGCTGCACCGGCGTCTTCCACGTCGCCACGCCCATGGACTTCCTGTCCAAAGACCCTGAG AATGAGGTAATCAAGCCGACGGTGGAAGGGATGATAAGCATCATGCGGGCATGCAAGGAGGCCGGCACCGTGCGGCGCATCGTCTTCACTTCCTCCGCCGGGACGGTCAACCTGGAGGAGCGGCAGAGGCCCGTCTACGACGAGGAAAGCTGGACCGACGTCGACTTCTGCCGTCGCGTCAAGATGACCGGATGG ATGTACTTCGTGTCTAAAACCCTGGCGGAGAAGGCGGCCCTGGCGTACGCGGCGGAGCACGGCCTGGACCTGGTCACCATCATCCCGACGCTCGTGGTCGGCCCGTTCATCAGCGCGTCCATGCCGCCCAGCCTCATCACCGCGCTGGCGCTCATCACGGGGAACGCGCCCCACTACTCGATCCTCAAGCAGGTGCAGCTCATCCACCTCGACGACCTCTGCGACGCCGAGATCTTCCTCTTCGAGAACCCGGCCGCGGCCGGGCGCTACGTCTGCTCCTCGCACGACGTCACCATCCACGGCCTCGCCGCCATGCTCAGGGATAGGTACCCCGAGTACGACGTCCCGCAGAGGTTCCCCGGGATCCAGGACGACCTCCAGCCGGTGCGCTTCTCGTCCAAGAAGCTCCAGGACCTCGGGTTCACCTTCAGGTACAAGACGCTGGAGGACATGTTCGACGCCGCCATCCGGACTTGCCAGGAGAAGGGCCTCATCCCCCTCGCCACTGCCGCCGGAGGGGACGGCTTTGCCTCGGTGCGCGCACCCGGCGAGACGGAGGCGACGATTGGCGCTTAA
- the LOC103651458 gene encoding SNF1-related protein kinase regulatory subunit gamma-1 has product MAREAASEATASRESGAEAAGECWSEALKSFLDHIPVSSVPGALQPTASPAVEVKLHGSVLGALDAMYSSNAAGAVIIDVVHSSLGKYVDRDIGFVEFSSLVLWALEELGKVESEPTDSTSDFLSTLKQHHQIAETKIAWLAKLFLWEPFFPVRTHDTLFHAMLLFSKHHRLNVAPVVESMNSSVIGFVTQDAVMELLLQSSGLEWLDKIADKQLSEFRFANVRKPVLVYSDQTLADGLHILSKEKTGVAVIDRKTSRLIGSLQCSDLYLFLDDSTLFSKRTTTTLEELISLNNKTDRKCSTAENSCAPGRNILALRSRQSGMVGLPATNLESDTLKQAMEKLTTLRSSCSFIVDEHGRVQGVVTTRDIISVFSPLCMDSRIDGATFFSAALEQAGCRVENGQMFQN; this is encoded by the exons ATGGCGAGAGAAGCAGCGAGCGAAGCCACCGCAAGCCGCGAAAGCGGGGCGGAGGCGGCAGGGGAGTGCTGGAGCGAAGCGCTCAAGTCGTTCCTGGACCACATCCCCGTCTCCTCCGTCCCGGGCGCGCTCCAACCCACTGCCTCCCCAG CGGTGGAGGTCAAGCTCCACGGCTCCGTCCTGGGCGCCCTCGACGCCATGTACAGCAGCAACGCCGCGGGCGCGGTGATCATCGACGTGGTGCACAGCAGTCTAGGCAAGTACGTCGATCGCGATATTGGCTTCGTCGAGTTCTCGAGCCTAGTCCTGTGGGCACTTGAG GAACTTGGCAAAGTGGAAAGTGAACCAACAGACAGTACTTCTGATTTCCTCTCTACTCTGAAACAGCATCATCAGATTGCAGAAACGAAG ATCGCCTGGTTAGCGAAGTTGTTCCTGTGGGAGCCATTCTTCCCTGTTCGGACCCATGACACGCTGTTCCACGCAATGCTTCTCTTTTCGAAACACCACAGGCTCAACGTGGCACCGGTTGTTGAGTCAATGAACTCGAGTGTTATTGGATTTGTCACACAG GATGCAGTGATGGAGCTGCTTCTCCAGTCAAGTGGCCTTGAGTGGCTTGATAAAATTGCAGACAAGCAGCTTTCGGAATTTAG GTTTGCAAATGTGAGGAAGCCTGTTTTGGTGTACTCAGATCAAACTCTAGCTGATGGGCTGCATATTCTCTCAAAGGAAAAAACGGGGGTTGCAGTCATTGACAGGAAAACCAGCCGTCTAATTGGATCATTACAGTGCAGTGATCTCTACCTGTTTCTAGATGACAGCACCCTTTTCAGCAAGCGAAC GACAACTACTCTGGAAGAATTAATCAGCCTGAATAACAAGACCGACAGGAAATGCAGCACCGCTGAAAATTCATGTGCGCCTGGCCGAAACATCCTCGCGCTCAGGAGCAGGCAGTCAGGCATGGTGGGCCTACCAGCCACCAACCTGGAATCCGACACCCTAAAGCAAGCGATGGAGAAGCTGACAACTttaaggagcagctgcagcttcatcGTCGACGAGCACGGGCGCGTCCAAGGAGTGGTGACCACAAGGGACATCATCTCCGTGTTCTCCCCGCTGTGCATGGACTCGAGGATTGACGGGGCCACGTTCTTCTCGGCTGCGCTCGAGCAGGCTGGCTGCCGCGTTGAGAACGGGCAGATGTTTCAGAATTAG